In Turicibacter sanguinis, a genomic segment contains:
- the pth gene encoding aminoacyl-tRNA hydrolase, translated as MKLFVGLGNPGSKYERTRHNAGFMVIDALSKEWNIELTDEKKFKGQIGRGVVKGEKVILLKPTTFMNLSGESVRAVMDFYDIDIEDLVVIYDDLDLPHGKIRLRLKGSAGGHNGIKSLIAHVKTQEFKRIRVGIDRHPKIPVVDYVLGKFTEDELALVNQAIDLAVGACTLALTDSFNKVMTEYSK; from the coding sequence ATGAAATTGTTTGTAGGTCTCGGAAATCCGGGTTCAAAATACGAAAGAACGCGTCATAATGCTGGTTTTATGGTAATTGATGCATTAAGTAAAGAGTGGAATATTGAGTTAACTGATGAGAAAAAATTCAAAGGTCAGATTGGACGAGGAGTTGTAAAAGGTGAAAAGGTTATTTTATTAAAACCAACGACTTTTATGAACTTATCTGGAGAATCGGTACGTGCCGTCATGGATTTTTATGATATTGATATCGAAGATTTAGTGGTTATTTATGATGATTTAGATTTACCCCATGGAAAAATCCGCTTACGTTTAAAAGGTAGTGCAGGTGGTCATAACGGAATTAAATCGTTAATTGCTCACGTTAAAACTCAGGAGTTTAAACGTATTCGTGTAGGAATCGATCGCCATCCTAAAATTCCTGTTGTAGATTACGTGCTTGGCAAATTTACTGAAGATGAGTTAGCTCTTGTGAATCAAGCAATCGATTTAGCAGTTGGGGCTTGTACATTAGCATTAACTGATTCATTTAATAAGGTAATGACTGAATACAGTAAGTAA